In one window of Lynx canadensis isolate LIC74 chromosome A3, mLynCan4.pri.v2, whole genome shotgun sequence DNA:
- the PCNA gene encoding proliferating cell nuclear antigen, which yields MFEARLVQGSILKKVLEALKDLINEACWDISSSGVNLQSMDSSHVSLVQLTLRSEGFDTYRCDRNLAMGVNLTSMSKILKCAGNEDIITLRAEDNADTLALVFEAPNQEKVSDYEMKLMDLDVEQLGIPEQEYSCVVKMPSGEFARICRDLSHIGDAVVISCAKDGVKFSASGELGNGNIKLSQTSNVDKEEEAVTIEMNEPVQLTFALRYLNFFTKATPLSPTVTLSMSADVPLVVEYKIADMGHLKYYLAPKIEDEEGS from the exons ATGTTCGAGGCGCGCCTGGTCCAGGGCTCCATCCTGAAGAAGGTGCTGGAGGCACTTAAGGATCTCATCAACGAGGCCTGCTGGGACATAAGCTCGAGCGGCGTAAACCTGCAGAGCATGGACTCCTCCCATGTCTCCCTGGTGCAGCTCACCCTGCGTTCCGAGGGCTTCGACACATACCGCTGCGATCGCAACTTGGCCATGGGTGTGAACCTCACCAG CATGTCCAAAATACTAAAATGTGCTGGCAATGAAGATATCATTACACTAAGGGCGGAAGATAATGCAGACACCCTGGCACTTGTATTCGAAGCTCCAA ACCAAGAAAAGGTTTCAGACTATGAAATGAAGTTAATGGATTTAGATGTTGAACAACTTGGAATTCCA gaacaAGAGTATAGCTGTGTAGTAAAGATGCCTTCTGGTGAATTTGCACGTATATGCCGAGATCTCAGTCATATTGGAGATGCTGTTGTAATTTCCTGTGCAAAAGATGGAGTGAAGTTTTCTGCAAGTGGAGAACtaggaaatggaaatattaagTTGTCACAAACAAGTAATGTCGATAAAGAGGAGGAAGCT gtTACCATAGAGATGAATGAGCCTGTTCAGCTAACTTTTGCACTGAGATACCTGAACTTCTTTACAAAAGCCACTCCACTGTCTCCTACAGTAACACTCAGTATGTCTGCAGATGTACCCCTTG